A stretch of Phoenix dactylifera cultivar Barhee BC4 chromosome 16, palm_55x_up_171113_PBpolish2nd_filt_p, whole genome shotgun sequence DNA encodes these proteins:
- the LOC120113376 gene encoding putative disease resistance RPP13-like protein 1 gives MASIILTSLAKLTTKILSSFGSSPASNVAEELDKLMTTVAEIRSQIADAEKREIKEESVKLWLFELKQVAYDAEDILSDFDYELLRVEMERGLQLDTRKRKREAPNPSSSFFTQFKRPAQTARPPPAAVEEMDAADEPVKLWHFGAKQMAYGAEAMVASIDYEMMAVDIDQNLRIGADTEMREVNHTNPSLVALDAPFQHDLLRRIKMVMERFDEINKDRVTLCLREEEGIRRAETNIRRSTSLADLSEIYGREDDKNRIVNALLSADGESDNHAIPVVSIVAMGGMGKTTLAKLVYNDKRVEQHFQVRSWVWVSEVYDEIRLTRAIIESVTDQICNLRNPDELQDELSRVLSGKRFLLVLDDIWNEDPIHWETLQASLISGAKGSRVMITTRYENAASIMGAQPFLRLGGLGRSDCWALFCRHAFYGYQAAASPSLIAIGWKIVEKCKGVPLMVKTLGGLLSSETSEENWDEILTSDVWDLDEGEESILRVLRLSYHHLPAALKPCFTYCAVFPKGHEFEMERLVRMWVAQGFIHTEDTKEMEETGRAYVDDLLRRSLFQDPSHFDYKLNFTMHDLIHDLAKSIAGEECSIKEYAESQGITWNKYVRHLSILVSNELSVSFEQGEEHDALRSLLLHPGWRTIFWLERDFFANPRLQHLRVLCLNRSGIAEVPDAIGNLKQLRYLGLSATRIKRLPESLCNLYNLQTLDLQFCNGLVELPRDIKHLINLRHLVIHNKFTAPSFVSFFFRGEKLMLPPGIGRLTRLQTLPLFTASGEERYAGIAELKDLNDLQGKLSIVDLHNITHDRIGEAKEAKLRLKERLSWLVLKWDNSMSFIGSRNEDDEVVLESLQPHTTIQRLEIEGYKWCRFPAWLGNPSFSNVVDIQLSHCVSLEQLPALGQLPSLKVLEVFSMQSLRRIGHEFYGDTKVTFPSLQRLLLKMLPKWEEWLHVPEEGHAFPCLQNLAILKCPKITSLSLFGFTALKKLQIDQCEKLAVINGLDKCWSVLKQKHDHPHSESLRCGTCPDLEYLDERRLPMALETLDITGCPSLTKS, from the coding sequence ATGGCCAGCATAATCTTAACCTCCCTTGCCAAACTCACCACAAAAATATTATCCTCCTTTGGGTCCTCGCCAGCCTCCAATGTAGCAGAAGAGCTCGACAAGCTTATGACCACGGTTGCCGAGATCAGATCCCAGATCGCTGATGCGGAGAAGAGGGAGATAAAGGAGGAGTCCGTCAAGCTTTGGCTCTTTGAGCTCAAACAAGTCGCGTATGATGCTGAGGACATACTCAGTGACTTCGACTATGAGCTGCTGCGAGTGGAAATGGAGCGTGGCCTCCAACTCGATACCCGGAAGAGGAAACGGGAGGCACCCAATCCATCCTCATCATTTTTCACTCAATTCAAGAGGCCAGCGCAGACTGCTCGACCTCCGCCGGCCGCAGTCGAGGAGATGGACGCAGCTGACGAGCCTGTCAAGCTTTGGCACTTCGGGGCCAAACAAATGGCTTATGGTGCGGAGGCCATGGTAGCCAGCATCGACTATGAGAtgatggccgtcgacattgatCAAAACCTTCGCATCGGCGCCGACACTGAAATGCGCGAGGTAAATCATACCAACCCTTCTCTTGTAGCATTAGATGCTCCATTCCAGCATGACTTGTTGAGAAGGATAAAGATGGTTATGGAGAGGTTTGATGAGATTAACAAAGATCGAGTTACACTCTGCTTGAGGGAGGAAGAAGGTATCAGGAGAGCTGAAACCAACATTAGACGGTCCACCTCATTAGCAGATCTCTCAGAAATATATGGTAGAGAGGATGATAAGAACAGGATAGTGAATGCACTGTTGTCAGCTGATGGTGAGTCTGATAACCACGCTATACCTGTTGTTTCTATTGTTGCCATGGGTGGGATGGGCAAGACAACCCTTGCTAAGCTTGTCTATAACGATAAGAGAGTGGAACAACATTTTCAAGTAAGGTCATGGGTCTGGGTGTCTGAAGTTTATGATGAGATTAGGCTGACAAGAGCAATTATCGAGTCTGTAACTGATCAAATATGCAACCTCAGGAATCCTGATGAACTTCAGGATGAACTGAGCAGAGTACTTTCAGGGAAGAGGTTTCTGCTTGTATTAGATGATATTTGGAACGAGGATCCGATCCATTGGGAAACACTACAAGCATCCTTAATTAGTGGAGCAAAAGGGAGCCGAGTCATGATCACCACCCGATACGAgaatgcagcatcgatcatgggCGCACAGCCGTTTCTTCGCTTAGGTGGTTTGGGGAGAAGTGATTGCTGGGCCTTGTTCTGCCGGCATGCATTCTATGGCTACCAAGCTGCTGCCTCACCAAGCCTGATAGCAATTGGTTGGAAGATTGTGGAGAAGTGCAAAGGTGTGCCTTTGATGGTGAAGACACTTGGGGGTCTCTTATCTTCTGAAACCAGTGAAGAAAACTGGGATGAGATTTTGACGAGTGATGTATGGGATCTGGACGAGGGTGAAGAGAGCATCCTGAGGGTTCTAAGGTTGAGCTATCATCATTTGCCTGCAGCTCTCAAGCCATGTTTCACATATTGTGCGGTATTTCCTAAAGGCCATGAGTTTGAGATGGAAAGACTGGTCAGGATGTGGGTAGCACAAGGTTTTATTCACACAGAGGATACCAAGGAGATGGAAGAAACAGGGCGTGCATATGTTGACGATCTACTAAGGAGGTCATTGTTTCAAGATCCATCTCACTTCGATTATAAGCTCAATTTCACAATGCATGATCTCATCCACGACCTGGCAAAATCCATAGCAGGAGAAGAATGTTCTATAAAAGAATATGCAGAATCACAAGGCATTACCTGGAATAAATATGTCCGCCATTTATCAATTCTTGTAAGCAATGAACTATCTGTGTCATTTGAGCAAGGTGAAGAGCATGATGCATTAAGGTCGCTCTTGCTACATCCAGGTTGGCGCACCATTTTTTGGCTCGAAAGAGATTTTTTCGCGAACCCAAGATTGCAACATCTTCGAGTACTCTGTTTAAATCGCAGTGGAATCGCCGAGGTGCCAGATGCAATAGGCAACCTAAAACAATTGAGATATCTTGGCCTCTCTGCTACAAGGATTAAAAGGTTGCCAGAATCTTTGTGCAACCTGTATAACTTGCAGACGCTTGACCTCCAATTTTGCAACGGCCTTGTGGAGTTGCCAAGAGATATCAAGCATTTGATTAACCTGCGTCACCTTGTTATCCACAATAAATTTACTGCTCCAAGTTTTGTGAGTTTTTTTTTCCGGGGTGAGAAACTTATGTTACCACCAGGCATTGGAAGACTAACTAGACTCCAGACACTACCACTGTTCACTGCGAGTGGAGAGGAAAGATATGCTGGGATTGCAGAACTGAAGGACTTGAATGATCTCCAAGGAAAGCTTTCCATAGTGGATCTCCATAACATAACGCATGACCGCATAGGTGAAGCCAAGGAGGCAAAACTAAGGCTCAAGGAACGCCTCAGCTGGTTGGTTCTAAAATGGGACAATTCTATGAGTTTTATTGGCTCAAGGAATGAGGATGATGAGGTGGTGCTTGAAAGTCTCCAGCCTCACACCACCATCCAGCGCCTCGAGATAGAAGGATACAAGTGGTGCAGATTTCCCGCCTGGTTGGGGAATCCTTCCTTCTCAAATGTAGTAGATATACAGCTTTCACATTGTGTCAGCTTGGAGCAGCTCCCAGCTCTTGGCCAGCTTCCATCCCTCAAGGTTCTCGAAGTGTTCAGCATGCAGAGTTTGCGACGAATAGGCCATGAGTTCTATGGAGACACAAAGGTGACATTCCCCTCACTCCAAAGACTACTACTCAAAATGTTGCCAAAATGGGAAGAATGGTTGCATGTACCAGAAGAGGGACATGCATTTCCTTGCCTTCAGAATCTTGCAATCTTGAAATGTCCAAAAATTACATCGCTGTCTTTGTTCGGCTTTACTGCGCTGAAGAAGCTTCAGATAGATCAGTGCGAAAAGCTTGCAGTGATCAATGGTTTAGATAAGTGTTGGTCAGTGTTGAAACAGAAGCATGACCATCCACATTCAGAATCTTTAAGATGTGGAACATGTCCAGACCTTGAATATTTGGATGAGCGGCGGTTACCGATGGCACTTGAGACTCTGGATATTACTGGATGCCCATCACTCACCAAGTCTTGA